DNA sequence from the Candidatus Krumholzibacteriota bacterium genome:
TCACTCGATCATGGAATCAAAACCGAAGGAGCATGTGATGGGAAGATCCATATGGATCTTGATCTGCGCGGGGCTCATTTTATCCCGCCTGGCAGAGACGGCAATGGCGGCTGATCCGCATCGGAAGGAGCGTGAAAGGGTGGAAAGTCTGTATTATAACGGACAATTCTATACGATGAAAGCAGCTGGCCATGTCGTAGAGGCAGTCGCGATAAGTGGCGACAGGATCATCGCCGCGGGCAGCAGCGAGGAACTGGCGGGATTATGCAACGCGGCGACGAAAAGATACGATCTGAAGGGGTTGTGCGTCATTCCCGGCCTGGTCGACGCGCACGCTCATTTCAACGGATATGCTCTTGGCCGGGAGTCGATCGATCTGACCGGCACGTCGTCGCTGGTCGAAATATCCGCTATGGTGTCGGACAGGGCTCGAAGACTTGAAAAGGGAGAGTGGATAAAAGGGCGTGGATGGGACCAGAACGACTGGAGCGATCAGCATTTCCCGGGAAAGAAAGAGATCGACGAGATCTCTCCCGGCAATCCTGTTTTTCTGGTAAGGGTGTGCGGGCACGCGGCAATCGTCAATTCGCCGGCCCTGGTCCTTGCAGGTATAGACAGGAATACTCCAGATCCTCCAGGAGGGAAGATCATCCATGGCAGTGACGGAGAGCCGACGGGTCTGCTGATAGATGAAGCATTGGAACTGGTCAGAGTGAAGATCCCCTCTCCGGGAAGGGATGAGAAAAAGAGGCTTTACAGGGAAGCGGCGCTGGAATGCCTGTCGGTCGGCCTGACAGGCGTGCATGAAATGGGGATCTCGGCCGAAACGGCCTCGATATACCGGGAGATGTACATAGCGGAAGAACTTCCTGTCAGGTTGACGGTATATTACCAGAACAACGAGGTATCTCTGGACAGTCTGCTCGATGAGGGCCCGATGAGGGGATTTGCTGGCCATCATTTCGAAGTAGCAGGCGTAAAATTTTATAGCGACGGATCGCTTGGAGCGAGAAGCGCTGCCCTGATAGATGATTATTCTGATGATCCGGGAAACAGGGGACTGCTCGTCACAGACCCGGGCGAACTTTATCGCGGGATCGTAAATTGTCACAGCAAGGGTTTTCCAGTCGCAGTACATGCCATCGGAGACAGGGGAAACCGGATGGTACTCGATCAGTTCGAAAAGGTAAGGAACGCCGATGGTCTCGAGGATATGAGAGACAGGATCGAGCACGCGCAGGTATTGTCTCCCGACGATATAGGGAGGTTCGCGAGGCTTGGTGTAGTCCCCTCGATGCAGTTCACTCACTGTACTTCGGATATGGGATGGGCCCGGGACCGGCTTGGACCGGAAAGGATCAAGGGAGCCTACGCGTGGCGGACCCTCATCTCGGCGGGATGCAGGATACCGGGCGGTTCAGATTTTCCAGTTGAATCAATAGATCCCATGCTCGGTATCTATGCCGCCGTCACGCGGATGGACCTGGAGCATAAGCCGGAAGGCGGATGGAGAGGATGCGAATGTCTCAATATCGAAGAGGCGGTGCGTGCTTTCACTCTCGATGCGGCGTGGGCCGTCCACCAGGAAGAGGACCGTGGGTCGATCGAAAAGGGGAAACTGGCAGATTTTGTCGTTCTTTCCGAAGACATAATGAAGATCGAACCTGAGTTGATTCCCCGGATAGAGGTGGTCGCCACTGTCATAGGAGGAGAAATAGTCTACAGGTCGGACCGGCCCGGATTATGACGGTCATCGGATCTCTCTTAAATTGACATTTCCATCCGAAGTCCGTATACGTATCCTTCCTTTTCCAT
Encoded proteins:
- a CDS encoding amidohydrolase; the encoded protein is MGRSIWILICAGLILSRLAETAMAADPHRKERERVESLYYNGQFYTMKAAGHVVEAVAISGDRIIAAGSSEELAGLCNAATKRYDLKGLCVIPGLVDAHAHFNGYALGRESIDLTGTSSLVEISAMVSDRARRLEKGEWIKGRGWDQNDWSDQHFPGKKEIDEISPGNPVFLVRVCGHAAIVNSPALVLAGIDRNTPDPPGGKIIHGSDGEPTGLLIDEALELVRVKIPSPGRDEKKRLYREAALECLSVGLTGVHEMGISAETASIYREMYIAEELPVRLTVYYQNNEVSLDSLLDEGPMRGFAGHHFEVAGVKFYSDGSLGARSAALIDDYSDDPGNRGLLVTDPGELYRGIVNCHSKGFPVAVHAIGDRGNRMVLDQFEKVRNADGLEDMRDRIEHAQVLSPDDIGRFARLGVVPSMQFTHCTSDMGWARDRLGPERIKGAYAWRTLISAGCRIPGGSDFPVESIDPMLGIYAAVTRMDLEHKPEGGWRGCECLNIEEAVRAFTLDAAWAVHQEEDRGSIEKGKLADFVVLSEDIMKIEPELIPRIEVVATVIGGEIVYRSDRPGL